The genomic region CTCTTTAAATtaaacctctctctctctctctctctctctctttgatTTCCTCCGTCGTGCACTCTGAGATTTGCACGGCGGATTACTGCGCTTTCAGCGCCACTAGTGATACAGTTCTACAACATGGACAAGTTCAACTTTGTTAGAGATGGAGAGAGCAAGCTGCCCCCTGGATTCCGTTTCCAGCCCACCGATGAAGAGATCGTTTTTCAGTACTTGGCGCGTAAAACATTTTCGTATCCGTTGCCTGCTTCAGTCATCCCAGAAATCAACGTTTTCAGCTTTCATCCGTGGGAGTTGCCAGGTTCGTCTGTTTCTAGAAACGATCAATTACATCATACAATGCATCAAGACAATAACATATGTACTCACATGACCTTATCCGTTGAAACAAAGAGCACTACTTCTCGACATAATTTATGTTAATCAGTACTTTTAGGCTAATTGCAGCTTCATTGTATAGGTAATTCGGACCAAGACAGGTACTTTTTTAGCCACCTGCGCGAAAGCAGTTACCGGAGCGTTAACAGAAGCAGCAGAACAACTTGTGGGGGTTACTGGAAGATCACTGGTTCAGATAAACAAATTGTCTGCTTGAAGAGGATGCCGATTGTGGGGATCAAAAGGACACTAGTGTTCTACAAGGGGAAGCATCCTCGCGCTGTTAGGACTGATTGGTTCATGCATCTCTACTGCATTGCACTTTCGGGGAATGTAGCTTGCAATATCCAGCAGAAAAGGAGTTCTCAGGTTAATTTTGTAATCCTGTTTCTGGTTTACTGAGTTAATGCCTCGTCTAAAAGTTTAAGCTGTTGCAGCTAATATTAGCCAATTTAGCTCGTTGTTTTAGTGGAATGATGCTAATGATATTTGTTACCGGTTGCAGGGATCTTCGGTTCAAATAGGAAAATGGGTTTTGTGCCATGTGTTTACGAAGAAAAGGGGGACTAAAGCTGAGGTTGATAGTAACAGTAGGCGTAGGAATTATGATTTCATGATAACAGGAGAGACAAGCGATACAGATTCTTCGTCTGCTTCGTCATCATCATATTCTTGTG from Sesamum indicum cultivar Zhongzhi No. 13 linkage group LG3, S_indicum_v1.0, whole genome shotgun sequence harbors:
- the LOC105158163 gene encoding NAC domain-containing protein 83, with amino-acid sequence MDKFNFVRDGESKLPPGFRFQPTDEEIVFQYLARKTFSYPLPASVIPEINVFSFHPWELPGNSDQDRYFFSHLRESSYRSVNRSSRTTCGGYWKITGSDKQIVCLKRMPIVGIKRTLVFYKGKHPRAVRTDWFMHLYCIALSGNVACNIQQKRSSQGSSVQIGKWVLCHVFTKKRGTKAEVDSNSRRRNYDFMITGETSDTDSSSASSSSYSCDSDSSAVSEVSSNTANSETNSGRNV